Below is a window of Gammaproteobacteria bacterium DNA.
CAAGAACTCCTCACACTCACCGATCAATTTGTTGACGCATTTAATCGCATGAATCTTGATGATGTTGTCTCCTTTTTTTCAGAAGATGGCGTCTATGAAGACTCCGCCGGAGGTAGGCACGTTGGCCATGAAGCCATACGAGCTGCCTTTCAGCCGTTAGTTGGTGGATCGCGAGGCAGGATTCGGTTTGACGAAGAGGATGTTTTTGCTGAGGTTGAAACCGGAAAGGTATTGGCTAGCTGGCGTTTGAACCTTGACAAAGACGGTGATGTCTCCGTAATTCGTGGCATTGATGTGTTGGAGTTCCAAGGAAGCAAACTGGCGAAAAAGATGGCTTATATGAAAGTCGATAAACCACATTTAGAGGCTGATTAGAAAACAGTTCTAGCGTAAGTTCTCACGCACATAGTTTAGAAACTGTCGAGTGATGTAGCCCTACAGCCAACAGTTGATTCTCCGTTGGCTTATTCAAATCAGTCGTAACTGCTTTTAAGGGGCTGTAACTCGCCCTATCTCAGAATTCATTGGGCCACCCAATATACAATTGACTCTGTAGTATTTGAGGAAAGGAAACAAAATTATGACGAAATCAGAATCGCTCGGAAACTTTGTCGCGTTTATGGACTCGATCGAT
It encodes the following:
- a CDS encoding nuclear transport factor 2 family protein; translated protein: MTDRRQELLTLTDQFVDAFNRMNLDDVVSFFSEDGVYEDSAGGRHVGHEAIRAAFQPLVGGSRGRIRFDEEDVFAEVETGKVLASWRLNLDKDGDVSVIRGIDVLEFQGSKLAKKMAYMKVDKPHLEAD